The Lysinibacillus pakistanensis genome includes a window with the following:
- a CDS encoding sensor histidine kinase: MFQTTRKKLAYINATLYFLLFSLFVIVLYFSLVKLMENQQMKELEDFYVKQEHDFFEHVHANKKMLSYDPNRNFFYYIYTKDGLFVHGDESYKGLKQQIEKVFKNSSPSANLVKHYEWQEEHFLLEKKPIFSNDEVVGYIIVGKSVTSQQHFFQKVRYLLIVLTCISTVLIGLLSYYLAGKAMIPIQWSFNKQKKFVSDASHELRTPLSIFYSSLEILEAEEAKHLSPLGKELIADLKDETEIMKELIDKLLFLARHDQQQVSFTKEFIPLSSLLEKVSVKFQRIMPPTIQFSTDIQENIQLLGDASKIQELLYILLDNAIRYTNSGEITLTLLKIRDIIEITVTDSGMGITEQELPLVFERFYRSDTARQRNGTGLGLAIAKAIVEQHNGKIYATSQFGKGTTFHIEFPL, from the coding sequence ATGTTTCAGACAACGAGAAAAAAATTAGCTTATATAAATGCAACGCTTTATTTTCTATTATTTTCACTTTTTGTTATTGTTCTTTATTTTTCACTCGTTAAACTTATGGAAAATCAACAAATGAAAGAATTAGAGGACTTTTATGTAAAGCAGGAACATGATTTTTTTGAGCATGTTCATGCAAACAAAAAAATGTTAAGCTATGATCCAAATCGTAATTTTTTTTACTATATTTACACAAAGGATGGTCTGTTTGTCCATGGTGATGAATCCTATAAGGGCTTAAAGCAACAGATTGAAAAGGTCTTCAAGAATAGCAGTCCAAGCGCTAACCTTGTGAAACATTATGAGTGGCAGGAGGAGCATTTTTTACTTGAAAAAAAGCCAATTTTCAGCAACGATGAGGTAGTTGGCTATATTATCGTTGGTAAATCCGTGACGTCACAGCAGCACTTTTTCCAAAAGGTAAGATATTTACTAATAGTATTAACTTGTATTTCCACGGTCTTAATTGGGCTACTGAGCTATTATTTAGCTGGTAAAGCCATGATACCGATTCAATGGTCCTTCAATAAGCAAAAAAAGTTTGTATCTGATGCATCTCATGAATTACGAACACCACTCAGTATTTTTTATAGTTCACTGGAAATTTTAGAGGCAGAAGAAGCTAAGCATTTAAGCCCTCTAGGGAAGGAATTAATTGCGGATTTAAAAGATGAGACAGAAATAATGAAAGAGCTAATTGATAAATTACTTTTCTTAGCAAGACATGATCAACAGCAGGTTTCTTTTACCAAAGAATTTATACCATTATCTAGCTTACTTGAAAAGGTGAGTGTAAAATTTCAAAGGATTATGCCACCTACTATACAATTTTCAACTGACATTCAAGAAAACATACAGCTCCTTGGCGATGCTTCAAAAATACAAGAGTTGCTTTATATCTTATTAGACAACGCCATTAGATATACAAATAGCGGTGAAATAACACTTACACTGTTAAAGATTCGAGACATAATTGAAATTACAGTTACGGATAGTGGCATGGGGATAACGGAACAGGAACTACCTTTAGTGTTTGAACGATTTTACCGAAGTGATACTGCTCGTCAACGAAATGGCACTGGTTTAGGACTAGCCATTGCAAAGGCAATCGTTGAACAGCATAATGGAAAAATTTATGCAACAAGTCAATTTGGTAAAGGCACTACATTCCATATCGAATTCCCTTTGTGA
- a CDS encoding DMT family transporter has translation MNIYKFIALLVLTTFLMGSSFAIVKLGLPYSSPLLLAALRFLLAGAIMAVIVIAFRRPHPTSNGSWIKILLIGACQTAGVMGCIFLSLRTITASESSILTFTNPLLVVIFATLFTKARYRTYQWCGVVLGLIGVMITMGAQVTIQIGLIFGILSAVFWAVATLLAKKWGVLFDTWVLSAYQMLFGGFILLLASFLLEQPFFIVNRTSIFILLWLSIFSSIVQFAGWYYLLQNSDPGKTSAYLFLAPFFGVLTGWALLDDPLKLSLVVGGVFIIAGIYLVNRNFTAKDKKNLRDEMVDDKSLV, from the coding sequence ATGAATATTTATAAATTTATTGCATTATTAGTCCTAACTACATTTTTAATGGGATCTTCCTTTGCCATTGTTAAGTTAGGCTTGCCTTATTCATCGCCATTATTATTAGCTGCACTCCGATTTCTACTAGCAGGAGCAATCATGGCTGTTATTGTAATAGCTTTCAGGAGACCTCATCCAACCTCAAATGGTAGTTGGATAAAGATTTTACTAATCGGAGCTTGTCAAACAGCAGGTGTTATGGGCTGTATTTTTTTAAGTTTGCGCACGATTACAGCAAGCGAATCTTCCATTCTAACGTTTACAAATCCCTTACTCGTTGTGATATTTGCCACTCTTTTTACAAAGGCACGTTACCGCACATATCAATGGTGTGGTGTTGTGCTAGGATTAATTGGCGTAATGATTACAATGGGGGCACAGGTTACCATTCAAATCGGTCTTATTTTTGGTATTCTTTCTGCTGTTTTTTGGGCAGTGGCAACATTGCTAGCTAAAAAATGGGGTGTTTTATTTGATACCTGGGTTTTATCAGCCTATCAAATGCTTTTTGGTGGTTTCATTCTATTACTAGCCAGTTTCTTGCTTGAGCAACCATTTTTTATTGTGAATCGGACTTCTATCTTTATTTTGTTATGGTTAAGTATTTTCTCATCGATCGTTCAATTTGCTGGCTGGTACTATCTTCTACAAAATAGTGATCCTGGCAAAACGAGTGCTTATTTATTTTTGGCCCCTTTTTTTGGAGTATTAACAGGCTGGGCACTGTTGGATGATCCCCTTAAGCTTTCATTAGTAGTAGGAGGTGTCTTTATTATTGCTGGAATCTATTTAGTAAATCGTAATTTTACTGCAAAAGATAAGAAAAATCTCCGCGATGAGATGGTAGACGATAAAAGTCTAGTCTAG
- a CDS encoding CbrC family protein, which yields MTTFILEEWHEQRKNFNPSDPASINQMHGFKEQVKLDEQTEGNVRILVEIYCLLRMYPEAYKLFTTVMDLENKKDRKKYGALKYYMDNPNYSRPLYPCKIREGETKTVIPKFKYLPYPLQSKIFKAQKIVTCDCCKEEVDVYYSGGIYAIERAEYLCPTCIHSGAAARKYDGSFQEDLINDENVVNANYTEEVMYRTPGYVSWQGNNWVAHCSDYCAFIGYVGWRELLERGITEQFENFTAFSTIELSESLVNDGHHQGYLFQCLECSHYVLYSDFS from the coding sequence ATGACTACGTTTATTTTAGAAGAATGGCACGAACAACGGAAAAATTTCAATCCATCTGACCCAGCTAGCATAAATCAAATGCATGGATTTAAAGAACAAGTGAAACTTGATGAACAAACAGAGGGAAATGTAAGAATACTTGTTGAAATCTACTGTTTGCTTAGAATGTACCCTGAGGCATATAAGCTTTTTACCACAGTAATGGATTTGGAGAATAAGAAAGATCGAAAGAAATATGGAGCCCTGAAATATTATATGGATAATCCAAATTATAGTAGGCCTTTGTATCCTTGTAAAATACGAGAGGGTGAAACAAAAACTGTTATACCGAAGTTTAAATATCTACCATACCCACTACAATCAAAAATTTTTAAAGCGCAAAAAATTGTTACTTGTGATTGCTGTAAGGAGGAAGTAGATGTTTATTATTCTGGAGGTATTTATGCCATTGAAAGGGCTGAGTATCTTTGTCCGACATGTATACATAGTGGTGCAGCCGCTAGAAAATACGATGGTTCTTTCCAGGAGGATCTCATAAATGATGAGAATGTTGTAAATGCAAATTATACTGAGGAAGTCATGTATAGAACACCTGGATATGTTAGCTGGCAAGGCAATAATTGGGTGGCTCATTGCTCGGATTATTGTGCCTTTATTGGCTATGTCGGTTGGCGTGAATTATTGGAGCGAGGCATTACAGAGCAATTTGAAAATTTTACTGCTTTTTCTACAATAGAGTTATCCGAATCATTGGTGAATGATGGTCATCATCAAGGGTATTTATTTCAATGCTTAGAATGTAGTCATTATGTTCTGTATTCTGATTTTAGTTAA
- a CDS encoding FAD:protein FMN transferase: METLALQIMNTEFYIAMPKGVHFLWKEKANKWLQYVAKEWSRFQPNNELSQLNDLKIGETLCINSMLYDCLVQADTYFELTHGLFSPYLKLQMEQHGYNLSFPFVTTKSNIYKNNSLVVEKSFQFLGNQQVMKVAEQEIDLGGFAKGYAIEKLAKWLEEKIAPDFGLIDGGGDMQMWSAGEKTWTIGVADVWNIDKEISSIKMKTGAIATSNRVFRSWMLGTTKKHHLLNGQTGEVVETNVLQASVATPSLCDAEVGAKLCFLLEEAELQQWFEKNCMKSARFIVKEGQTATWRMTGVN; this comes from the coding sequence GTGGAGACACTAGCTTTGCAAATAATGAATACAGAATTTTATATTGCTATGCCCAAAGGTGTACACTTTTTGTGGAAGGAAAAAGCAAATAAATGGCTGCAATACGTAGCAAAAGAATGGTCACGGTTTCAACCAAACAATGAATTATCGCAATTAAATGATTTAAAAATTGGAGAAACGTTATGCATAAACTCTATGTTATATGATTGTCTTGTACAAGCAGATACCTATTTTGAGCTTACTCATGGTTTATTTTCTCCATACCTTAAACTGCAAATGGAACAGCATGGATACAATCTGTCATTTCCATTTGTAACCACTAAAAGCAATATCTATAAAAACAATTCTCTGGTTGTGGAGAAATCATTCCAATTTCTGGGAAATCAGCAAGTTATGAAAGTAGCAGAACAGGAAATTGATTTGGGTGGATTTGCTAAAGGATATGCTATAGAAAAATTGGCTAAATGGCTGGAGGAAAAGATAGCTCCTGATTTTGGTCTAATTGATGGGGGCGGGGATATGCAAATGTGGTCTGCTGGAGAAAAGACTTGGACAATCGGTGTTGCAGATGTCTGGAATATCGATAAGGAAATTAGTTCGATTAAAATGAAAACAGGTGCTATTGCTACATCTAATCGGGTATTCCGGAGCTGGATGCTAGGGACAACAAAGAAACATCATTTGTTGAATGGCCAAACGGGTGAAGTTGTAGAGACAAATGTTTTACAAGCCTCTGTTGCAACCCCCTCATTATGTGATGCGGAGGTTGGGGCAAAACTTTGCTTTCTATTGGAAGAAGCTGAGTTGCAGCAATGGTTTGAGAAAAATTGTATGAAAAGTGCACGCTTTATTGTGAAAGAGGGGCAAACAGCTACTTGGAGGATGACAGGAGTGAACTAA
- a CDS encoding SIR2 family NAD-dependent protein deacylase: MSIEQLGEWLQSSKRTVILTGAGMSTESGIPDFRSVSGWWQNIDPRTVATTEALAQNYTLFHEFYKMRIEHLENVAPHEGHKILADWEKRGIVSLVMTQNVDGFHQLAGSQRVEELHGSIRLIRCHRCQQAASMNCFLNKESCRHCNGKLRPNVVLFGESLPQESWHRSMDAIQSAELVLVIGTSLEVYPVNQLPTMAKGKTVYINLDITQHTVPFDLIIEGKTKEVLQQVQI; this comes from the coding sequence ATGTCAATTGAACAATTAGGTGAATGGTTACAATCCTCAAAAAGGACAGTAATTTTAACAGGGGCTGGCATGTCAACAGAAAGTGGTATACCAGATTTTCGTTCAGTATCAGGATGGTGGCAAAATATTGATCCTCGTACAGTAGCCACTACTGAGGCATTGGCACAAAATTATACATTATTTCATGAATTTTATAAAATGCGCATTGAACATTTAGAAAATGTAGCACCACATGAGGGGCATAAAATTCTTGCGGATTGGGAAAAGCGTGGCATTGTATCTTTAGTGATGACTCAAAATGTAGATGGGTTTCATCAATTGGCAGGTAGTCAGAGGGTGGAAGAATTACATGGTTCGATTCGCTTGATTCGCTGTCACCGCTGTCAGCAAGCCGCTTCAATGAATTGTTTTTTGAATAAGGAGAGCTGTAGACATTGTAATGGAAAATTACGGCCAAATGTTGTACTTTTTGGTGAAAGTTTACCTCAAGAGAGCTGGCACAGATCGATGGATGCTATTCAATCAGCGGAGCTTGTACTTGTCATTGGTACCAGCCTTGAAGTGTATCCTGTGAATCAGCTCCCCACGATGGCAAAAGGGAAAACTGTCTATATCAATTTAGATATAACACAGCACACAGTACCGTTTGATTTAATTATCGAAGGGAAAACAAAGGAAGTGTTGCAACAAGTGCAAATTTAA
- a CDS encoding ferric reductase-like transmembrane domain-containing protein — protein MLTSTWDWIRLLGFLAYFYFTVSIIFGLLRKSPFVKSHKNLIYHIHQNAGWLGLITVIGHMFVLMIDHYEPYRLGEILFPFTANYQSLSSALGTIAFYLFLIVILTSDLWIRTMNRSIWKKIHFLVLPAWALSFAHGVLIGTDSENPVILLFYLISAGLTLSILVARTVGQLTKKVDVSTSHHK, from the coding sequence ATGCTTACAAGTACTTGGGATTGGATTCGTTTATTAGGGTTTTTAGCGTATTTTTACTTTACTGTTTCTATTATCTTTGGCTTGTTGAGAAAATCACCGTTTGTAAAATCACATAAAAATTTAATTTATCATATACATCAAAATGCAGGGTGGTTAGGATTAATCACCGTAATAGGGCATATGTTTGTGCTGATGATAGATCACTATGAGCCATATCGTTTAGGAGAGATTTTATTTCCTTTCACCGCTAACTATCAATCTTTATCATCGGCTCTTGGGACAATTGCATTTTATTTGTTTTTAATTGTCATTCTGACATCTGATTTATGGATTCGAACGATGAATCGCTCTATATGGAAAAAAATTCACTTTCTTGTGTTGCCAGCATGGGCATTATCATTTGCCCATGGGGTGCTTATTGGAACTGATTCAGAAAACCCTGTAATTCTTTTGTTTTATTTAATCTCTGCTGGGCTTACACTGTCGATTTTGGTAGCGAGAACAGTAGGTCAACTGACGAAAAAGGTAGACGTTTCAACGTCCCATCATAAATAA
- a CDS encoding ArsR/SmtB family transcription factor has translation MGINPNIAEIASLLGETSRATMLASMMDGRFHTASELAYMAAIKPQTASFHLAKLVDGKLVKVEKQGRHRYFRLAGEDIAQLLESFLAMSPPPEVRSLKQSSQMKVLQDARTCYDHLAGKLGVQLTESLLNASYLELDQKQFVITTEGEKFFADFGLDLDEFKKMRRSFSHACLDWSERRYHLGGALGHGLLTHFLNLEWITRVPSIRAIKVTEKGRTGFKEVFNMDIT, from the coding sequence ATGGGGATTAATCCAAATATTGCTGAAATTGCTTCCCTTCTAGGTGAAACCTCAAGAGCCACAATGCTTGCTAGTATGATGGATGGCCGCTTCCATACAGCTAGTGAATTAGCATATATGGCCGCCATTAAACCTCAGACAGCTAGCTTTCATCTCGCTAAGTTAGTGGATGGCAAGCTTGTCAAAGTAGAAAAGCAAGGTCGTCATCGATATTTTCGGCTAGCAGGTGAAGACATTGCACAATTACTGGAATCCTTCCTAGCAATGTCTCCGCCACCAGAAGTGCGTTCATTAAAGCAATCCAGTCAAATGAAAGTTCTACAGGATGCAAGAACCTGTTACGACCATTTAGCTGGTAAATTAGGTGTGCAATTAACAGAATCATTGCTTAATGCTAGTTATTTAGAGCTAGACCAAAAACAGTTTGTCATTACCACTGAAGGTGAAAAGTTTTTTGCGGATTTCGGTCTGGATTTAGATGAATTTAAAAAAATGCGTCGTTCATTTTCTCATGCCTGCTTAGATTGGAGCGAACGGCGATATCATCTTGGTGGAGCACTCGGTCACGGACTGCTGACACATTTTTTAAACCTGGAATGGATTACGCGTGTCCCATCCATCCGAGCTATTAAAGTCACTGAAAAAGGACGAACCGGCTTTAAAGAAGTTTTTAACATGGATATAACCTAG
- a CDS encoding DUF2812 domain-containing protein — protein MLKKRYMVSNGLAFFEELDMKKLSKKAAKGWHLKRFRFAGYELEKGDAEDVIYNIDYRTLPADEKDEYFELFAFGGWTHVCSSADMHIFKATPGTTPIYSDVESAIDKLARLAKPVNIVASIMLAISMILWIWMTVSSGTLHHIAQQGFACSLIITVPALMTSGGVYYHMWKSLRVNSKRFIKNS, from the coding sequence GTGTTAAAGAAGAGATATATGGTATCAAATGGTTTAGCTTTTTTTGAGGAGCTCGATATGAAGAAATTAAGTAAAAAGGCTGCAAAGGGTTGGCATTTAAAAAGATTTCGATTTGCTGGCTATGAGCTCGAGAAGGGTGATGCAGAAGACGTTATTTATAATATTGATTACCGCACATTACCCGCAGATGAAAAAGATGAATATTTTGAGCTATTTGCATTTGGTGGGTGGACACATGTTTGTTCAAGCGCAGATATGCATATTTTTAAGGCAACACCGGGAACTACCCCTATCTATAGTGATGTTGAGTCTGCAATCGATAAATTAGCCCGTCTAGCAAAGCCTGTTAATATCGTGGCATCTATTATGCTGGCAATCTCAATGATTCTGTGGATATGGATGACAGTGTCGTCAGGAACACTTCATCACATTGCACAGCAAGGATTTGCCTGTTCTCTTATTATCACAGTTCCAGCGTTGATGACTTCTGGTGGGGTTTACTATCATATGTGGAAGAGTTTACGAGTAAATTCTAAAAGATTTATAAAGAACAGCTGA
- a CDS encoding antibiotic biosynthesis monooxygenase family protein — translation METYYAVIFTSQRTEKDGAGYAKMAEVMDSLAQKQPGFIRVESVRDAEGKGITVSYWKTLEAIQAWKENAKHLVAQQFGKENWYTLYHVEICQVMKEYSFTK, via the coding sequence ATGGAAACGTATTATGCTGTAATTTTTACATCACAAAGAACCGAAAAGGATGGAGCGGGCTATGCTAAGATGGCAGAAGTTATGGATAGCCTAGCACAAAAGCAGCCAGGCTTTATTCGTGTAGAAAGTGTTAGAGATGCCGAAGGGAAGGGAATTACGGTATCCTATTGGAAAACGTTAGAGGCTATTCAAGCGTGGAAGGAAAATGCCAAACACTTAGTAGCACAGCAATTTGGGAAAGAAAATTGGTATACGCTATATCATGTGGAAATTTGTCAGGTCATGAAAGAATATTCTTTCACCAAATAA
- a CDS encoding PadR family transcriptional regulator — MKSLEHLTDSVFYIMAALTEPRHGYAVMSLIEEKTRGTFIVGPASLYTIIKKLIAEQLIQIHDDTDSRRKVYILTRKGRDILLQDIERRKGMIYMAEQGLQRGHI; from the coding sequence TTGAAATCTTTAGAGCATTTAACAGACTCGGTTTTTTATATTATGGCAGCATTAACCGAGCCACGTCATGGCTACGCTGTTATGAGCTTAATAGAAGAAAAGACAAGGGGAACATTTATCGTTGGACCAGCATCCCTATATACCATTATCAAAAAACTAATAGCTGAGCAGCTAATTCAAATTCATGATGACACAGATTCTCGTCGCAAGGTCTATATCTTAACTCGTAAAGGCCGTGACATATTACTTCAAGATATAGAAAGAAGAAAGGGCATGATTTATATGGCAGAGCAGGGATTACAAAGGGGGCATATTTAG
- the crcB gene encoding fluoride efflux transporter CrcB yields the protein MKSFLAVGIGGFLGAISRYSLSLFFPNTGSFPVTTLCINIIGCFFLAWLFTAFPKRSPIVLGIGTGFFGAFTTFSTFSLETLLLLQDHQWIQALLYCLISVVGGLICAWLGHKLAKGRFE from the coding sequence TTGAAATCATTTTTAGCAGTGGGAATTGGAGGATTTTTAGGGGCCATCAGTCGTTATAGTCTTAGCCTATTTTTTCCCAATACAGGTAGTTTTCCAGTTACAACACTTTGTATTAACATAATAGGTTGCTTCTTTTTAGCATGGCTTTTTACAGCTTTTCCAAAGCGTTCCCCCATAGTGTTAGGCATTGGGACAGGCTTTTTTGGTGCCTTTACAACCTTTTCGACATTTTCCTTGGAGACCCTATTACTTCTTCAAGATCATCAATGGATACAAGCCCTACTTTATTGTCTCATAAGTGTTGTTGGTGGATTAATTTGTGCATGGCTAGGACATAAGCTGGCAAAGGGGCGTTTCGAATGA
- a CDS encoding ABC transporter ATP-binding protein, whose translation MFDVLSKLSWFFKQYWKQYTVAIVFLIIASALEVVPPYLLGSIIDILTAGEMSPAILSKYILIFVGIIIGGYALNFVWQFRLFEGAINLEKILRRNLMQHFLRMTPTFYEKNRTGDLMARATNDLNAVSLTAGFGIMTLIDSTIYMGCIIFAMGYMISWKLTFFAMLPVPIMAILIQYLGKIVHERYMKAQDSFGELNDSVLESVAGVRVVRAYVQEKKDEANFAEMSEIVYEKNMHTAKINALFGPITKVGTGISYVVALGYGAHLVATEAMTVGQLVTFNVYLGLAVWPIFAIGELINVMQQGNASLDRVQETLNYEADVQNIANPQMIATPNGIGFDDLTFQYPMSQVKNLQRISLSLKKGQTLGIVGKTGAGKTTFLRQLLREYPISEGQLSIDGVDITAQTKEQLLDWIGYVPQDHVLFSRTIRENILFGKEDATQAELQQAIHAAYFEKDLENLPMGLETLVGEKGVSLSGGQKQRVSIARALIKDPEILMLDDSLSAVDAKTEAKIIENIQRERQDKTTIITTHRLSGIQHADIIIVLDEGQIIEQGTHEQLLALQGWYKEQFDRQQLEGGAS comes from the coding sequence ATGTTTGATGTTTTAAGTAAGCTAAGCTGGTTTTTTAAGCAATACTGGAAGCAATATACTGTGGCAATCGTGTTCTTAATAATAGCCAGCGCTTTAGAGGTAGTACCTCCGTATTTACTAGGGTCCATTATTGATATATTGACTGCTGGGGAAATGTCACCAGCTATTTTATCAAAGTATATTTTGATATTTGTGGGGATCATTATAGGTGGTTATGCCCTAAATTTTGTGTGGCAATTCCGACTATTTGAAGGGGCTATTAATCTAGAAAAAATATTACGTCGGAATCTTATGCAGCATTTTTTACGTATGACACCAACGTTCTATGAAAAAAATCGCACTGGGGATTTAATGGCTCGTGCAACTAATGATTTAAACGCCGTATCATTAACTGCTGGGTTTGGGATTATGACCCTGATTGATTCGACGATTTATATGGGATGTATTATTTTTGCCATGGGCTATATGATTTCATGGAAGCTTACATTTTTTGCCATGCTCCCTGTTCCAATCATGGCTATTCTTATTCAATATCTAGGGAAAATTGTGCATGAGCGTTATATGAAGGCGCAAGATTCATTTGGAGAGCTGAATGATAGTGTGCTAGAGTCGGTTGCAGGTGTACGAGTTGTACGTGCATATGTGCAAGAAAAAAAGGATGAGGCAAATTTTGCTGAGATGAGTGAAATTGTCTATGAAAAAAATATGCATACAGCAAAAATTAACGCTTTATTTGGACCGATTACAAAAGTAGGTACTGGCATTAGTTATGTTGTAGCACTTGGCTATGGTGCCCATTTGGTTGCCACTGAGGCGATGACAGTAGGGCAACTTGTGACATTTAATGTTTACTTGGGGTTAGCAGTTTGGCCAATATTTGCCATCGGAGAGCTTATTAATGTGATGCAGCAAGGAAATGCTTCTCTTGATCGTGTACAGGAAACGCTTAACTACGAGGCTGATGTTCAAAATATTGCGAATCCACAAATGATTGCGACACCTAATGGAATTGGCTTTGATGATTTAACATTCCAATATCCTATGAGTCAGGTGAAAAACCTTCAACGGATATCATTGTCGCTGAAAAAAGGGCAGACACTTGGCATTGTTGGGAAAACGGGAGCTGGTAAAACAACGTTCCTACGACAATTATTACGTGAGTATCCAATCAGTGAGGGACAGCTATCAATAGATGGAGTAGATATTACTGCACAAACGAAAGAGCAATTACTCGATTGGATTGGTTATGTACCACAGGATCATGTGTTGTTCTCACGTACAATTCGGGAAAATATTTTATTTGGAAAAGAAGATGCAACACAGGCTGAATTGCAACAGGCGATTCACGCTGCATACTTTGAAAAGGATTTAGAAAATTTACCAATGGGTCTTGAAACACTTGTGGGTGAAAAGGGCGTCTCCCTTTCAGGAGGACAAAAGCAACGTGTGTCCATTGCACGTGCCTTAATTAAGGATCCTGAAATTTTAATGCTGGATGATTCATTATCTGCTGTAGATGCTAAAACAGAGGCAAAAATTATTGAAAATATTCAACGGGAACGTCAAGATAAAACGACAATTATTACCACACATCGATTATCAGGCATACAGCATGCAGATATAATCATCGTGCTAGATGAAGGTCAAATTATTGAACAGGGCACACATGAGCAGCTTCTTGCACTACAGGGATGGTATAAAGAGCAATTCGACCGTCAGCAGCTAGAAGGAGGTGCCTCATGA
- a CDS encoding fluoride efflux transporter FluC has protein sequence MILIGIGGFLGALTRFYLGKWIVHTYPWTTFFINITGSFALGVLFALHLSDWLWHFIGIGFLGAYTTFSTFGFESLQLVEQKKWSHAIIYMSSSILLGILCATLGFYMV, from the coding sequence ATGATTCTTATTGGTATCGGTGGATTTTTAGGTGCATTGACTAGATTTTATTTAGGGAAATGGATAGTTCATACATATCCATGGACAACATTTTTCATCAATATAACAGGTTCTTTCGCACTTGGAGTTTTGTTTGCGTTACATCTAAGCGATTGGCTGTGGCATTTTATTGGAATTGGTTTCTTAGGGGCCTATACAACCTTTTCAACATTTGGCTTTGAATCACTACAACTCGTTGAACAGAAGAAATGGAGCCATGCGATTATTTATATGAGTTCATCCATTTTGCTTGGAATACTTTGTGCGACACTTGGATTTTATATGGTATAA
- a CDS encoding response regulator transcription factor → MKILVAEDDARLRRNIGYILKKEFHHVAEAENGQDALDHTHTEIYDLVILDWMMPKLSGIEVCQQLRNTGFNGSILMLTARDDTDDIIQGLDSGADDYIVKPFKMEELLARVRALLRRKDKVIEQVIQIDHLQLHVDSRVFLYNNKVIDLTKNEFLLLEYLFMNKGRILTREQICIYIWGYDYDVSNNSLDALVKLVRKKIDDGQSQSHIQNVRGIGYKLRDNECFRQREKN, encoded by the coding sequence TTGAAAATATTAGTAGCAGAAGATGATGCAAGGCTTAGAAGAAATATTGGCTATATATTAAAAAAGGAATTTCATCATGTTGCAGAAGCAGAGAATGGGCAGGACGCGCTAGACCATACTCATACTGAGATATATGATCTTGTTATTTTAGACTGGATGATGCCAAAACTAAGTGGAATTGAAGTTTGTCAACAGCTGCGAAACACTGGGTTTAATGGCAGTATTTTAATGCTGACAGCAAGGGATGATACAGATGATATCATTCAAGGTCTTGATAGCGGTGCAGATGATTACATCGTAAAACCATTTAAAATGGAGGAACTATTAGCAAGAGTTCGAGCATTGCTCCGAAGAAAAGATAAAGTCATTGAACAGGTCATCCAAATTGATCATTTACAACTACATGTAGATTCCCGTGTGTTTTTGTACAATAATAAAGTGATTGACCTAACTAAAAATGAATTCTTACTTTTAGAATATTTATTTATGAATAAGGGTCGTATACTAACAAGAGAACAAATTTGTATTTATATTTGGGGCTATGATTATGATGTTTCGAATAATTCCTTGGACGCATTAGTCAAACTTGTTCGAAAAAAAATTGATGATGGTCAATCCCAATCACATATTCAGAATGTAAGAGGTATTGGCTATAAATTGAGGGATAATGAATGTTTCAGACAACGAGAAAAAAATTAG